A single genomic interval of Pyrus communis chromosome 5, drPyrComm1.1, whole genome shotgun sequence harbors:
- the LOC137735263 gene encoding putative lipid-binding protein At4g00165 translates to MDFRCSKDVALFILFNIIFSSLSSSHKVPCPPASPSSRPSIPKEQAKCPKDTLKFGVCGSWLGLVTEVIGTKPSKECCTLIKGVADLEAALCLCTAIKANVLGIVKLNVPVAFSLLVNACGGNVPQGFVCA, encoded by the coding sequence AAGGACGTAGCTCTTTTCATTCTCTTCAACATCATATTCTCGTCCCTCAGTTCCTCTCATAAGGTTCCATGCCCTCCTGCAAGTCCTTCCTCGCGTCCCTCTATTCCAAAGGAGCAAGCCAAATGCCCCAAAGATACCCTTAAGTTTGGTGTTTGTGGGAGTTGGTTAGGCTTGGTGACCGAGGTTATTGGGACTAAACCCAGCAAGGAATGCTGTACCCTAATAAAGGGTGTCGCAGATCTTGAAGCTGCATTGTGCCTCTGCACTGCAATTAAGGCCAACGTCTTGGGAATAGTCAAGCTCAATGTTCCTGTTGCTTTTAGTTTGCTTGTTAATGCATGTGGCGGAAACGTGCCACAAGGCTTTGTCTGTGCTTAA